The window CGGAACGCGCCCAGCGAGTCCGGAGTATCGGCCATCAGGTGGGTGCTCGCGTCCCCGAGTATTGAATGGTCGGATCGAACGATTCAACACGACACGGTTCGAGACGCCGAGTATGGCCCGTGAACTCGACCACGAGTGTCCGGAGTGCGACGAGGAGCGCGAGTTCTATCGCGCAGCCGCCACGCACCTCCACCTCGGCCTGAAAACGAAGTGGCACTGCCCCGAATGCGGCTTCGGGTTCGTCCGCATCAACGGAATCGACTCCACAGCAGTCTAGGACGGCGCTTCTCTCTGTTTTCATCGGTAAGCCGCTGGCTCGCGCACCACCTAATAAACCGCTTTCTGCGATATAGAATACCGGGAGGTGGGGCAGACGGTCGATCCGACGGAGGGCGGCGGTCACCGTCGTCTCCACGGGAGAGCTATCGTTCGGCTACGACCAGCCCACGCACGTCGGCGTTCCACGTCGCGCAGTCAGTGATACCGGCCATCTCTGTCGCGAGGGAAACCCATAGACCCCTGGCGTCCGAGCGGTCGGGTATGGCACAGCAGTCCAGTGGTCGTTTTTGTCGAATCACGTATTGAGTCCCTCCCGCCGAGCGCGAAGCTCGTGTACAAGGTTCTGGAGACCGACTCGCCGTTAACGCAGGCCGATATCAGAGAGCGCAGCCGCCTTTCGAAGCGCACCACGAGGCACGCTATCGGATTGCTCGCGGACGCGGGCCTGGTGGACGAACGCGTGTATCCGCTCGACGCGCGGAAGAAACTGTACGCGCCTCAGAGGCCGGCGAAGCCGTCGACGGGGATGACGGAGTAGTCGACGGTGAGCGTGTCCTGGGTCGCGCGGACGCGTCCGACGAACTCCGATATCTCTTCGAGCGCACCGTCGAGGATGAACAGTTCCATGCAGTAGTGGTCGCCGACGTGGTTGTGGACGTTCGAGGAGACGAGTCCCTCGTACTCGTGGCGCAATCGAATCATGCGTTCCTCGACGGTCGTGCTCTGGTAGTCGAAGAGGACGGTGACGACGCCGAGGAGTTCGCGGTCTTCGAGGCGCTTGTCCTCGAATTCGCCGAGGAGGTTGCGCGTGGCTTCCCGGAACACTTCGCTGCGGCCGGTGTAGCCGTGTGAGTCCGCGAAGTCGTCGATTCGTTCCAGGAGTTCGTCCGGCAGGGAGACGCTGACGACGGCCATATGCTAACTGAGGCGGACGAGATTATTAATCCTTAGTTATCGAGGGCGTGCCAGGAGAGGCGGGGGTCGCGCGCGGCTTCCGTCTGGTCGATCCGGCGCGCGGTCGTCCGTTCCGGCGCGCTCTCGATAGTTTCGGTGTCCTCGTCGGCGACGGCGTTGAACGCGGCGGCGAGCTGGTCGAGCGTGCGCTTTCCCTCCACCTCGGTCGGTTCAGTCATCAGCGCCTCGCTGACGATCTCCGGCCACTTCGTCGTCGGCGGGTGGACGGCGTAGTCGAGCATGCGTTTAGCTACGTCCGCGGCGTCCTGGTCGCCCGCGGACGCGACGAACTCGTGGTGGAACGGCCCGAACGGAACGTCGTAGTCGACCTGTTCGGCGAGGTAGTTCGCGTTCAGCACGGCCTTCGCCGAGGCGTCGCTGAGCCCGTCGTCGCCGAGCCGGGCGATGTACGCGTACGCCTTCACGAGCACGAGCCAGTTCCCGTAGAACCCGTGGACTTTCCCGATGCTGGACGCGGGTTCGAAGAACTCGAAGCCGGAGTCGGTCTCCCTGACCTGGGGGTTCGGGAGGAACGACGCGAGGTCTTCGGTGACGCCGACGGGGCCCGCGCCGGGGCCGCCGCCGCCGTGCG is drawn from Salarchaeum sp. JOR-1 and contains these coding sequences:
- a CDS encoding helix-turn-helix domain-containing protein, which produces MVVFVESRIESLPPSAKLVYKVLETDSPLTQADIRERSRLSKRTTRHAIGLLADAGLVDERVYPLDARKKLYAPQRPAKPSTGMTE
- a CDS encoding CopG family ribbon-helix-helix protein; this encodes MAVVSVSLPDELLERIDDFADSHGYTGRSEVFREATRNLLGEFEDKRLEDRELLGVVTVLFDYQSTTVEERMIRLRHEYEGLVSSNVHNHVGDHYCMELFILDGALEEISEFVGRVRATQDTLTVDYSVIPVDGFAGL